The segment GGGACATACAATAACTGTACTATAAAGATAATTAACGCACTTATCATAAATTAACACCCCTTTTCTCTTCATACTCTGACAAGTGTAACAGAAAAGCAGGAAGTATATAACCATAATTCTAAAACAAATTTATCCATTAAGTACCTGCTTGGCATTCAATCAAATTTAATTTTCACTAGTAAATGCTTTTATTTCTTAGAAAAATACTTATATAATGATCCTATGAGTAACTTGTAAGAGAGGAATGAATAACCAATGGAAAAAATTATGTTTATTGAAACTGGCATGGGTATTGATGTACATGGTCAAGATATTACTCGTGCGTCTATTCGTGCAATTCAAAACGCAATACACTTTAATTCAATGCCGGGGATTAGGTCTGTATTACCGGGAAACAGTCTAGATAATATGCGTGTTAATGTAAAGCTTGCTATACCAACAGATAAAGATAATCTTGATGTTGATGCAGTAAAAGCAACTCTACCGTTTGGACAAATAACAGTCGAAGTTATGGATGGTGGAATGAGTACAACAAGTGGCATTGTATTGGAAGAAAAAGGAGATAAAAACGACCAAATGTACATCGTTGTTGCAGCGGTTGAAGTTGGTTATTAAAAACCGATGATACATACATCAGTAATAAAACACTCACAATCCTTTGCTTAAGATTGTGAGTGTTTCTGATTGTGAAACTACTAATCCTATTTACCTTTAACTACAACATTACATTTCTTTTCTAGTGTCTGTATGACCGCGGACATATCGAGTTCAGCTAAACCTTGCTCCATTGCTTCATTAAAAGCTTTCTCCGCCAAAGTACCCGTAAATTGGTGTAGACCGGATTCTTCAACTAATTTATTTGCTAATCGAACATCCTTATGAATATATTTAACTGCTCCTCCCGGTTCAAATTGCCGGTTAAGGACAAATGACTCCATATGTCGGCGCAACATCTTGCTATCTCCATAACTTACCTTAAGGATATTATAAAGTTGGCCAGAATCTAAACCAAGGGCAGCCCCTGTAACCATCGCTTCTGAAGCAGCCAATGAGTTTACAGCCACGAGATATTGATTAATTAGTTTGGCAATGCTACCTGAACCACTAGACCCTAAATGCTGAATCATTTCCCCAAGATAATTCAACAGAGGCAACACCTTTTCATATGGTACTGAATCACCACCGACCATAATTGTCAAACTTCCTAATTCTGCTCCTTCTGGTCCGCCGCTAACTGGCGCGTCTAAAAAGTTAATTCCCTTTTCAATCGCCTTATTATATATCATTTGGCTCGTATCTGCTCCTACAGTCGTAAAATCGATACAAATTGTACCTTCCTTAGCATTTTTAATCACACCATTTGAAGCAAGGTATACATCGAGTGAATCATTCGGCATTGACAGGCATGTACATATCACGTCAACTCCAGTCACAAGTGATTCAATTTCTTTTGCATCATGTGCACCTAACTCAACGAGCGGTGCCACTTTTTCTGGTGAACGATTATAGACCGAGACATCGTAACCTGCTGCTAATAATCGCTTGACCATTCTCGATCCCATCACACCTACCCCTATAAAACCAACCTTCATATTTATCCGCCTCCTAATTATCTTTAAAAGGTAAGCCAATCAAAGCTTTCATCACTTTTACCATTCGGAAAATACTCTAAACCAATTACCCCTTTATAGCCAATCTTTTCGATAGTTTCAAAAATTTGCTTGTAGTCCATCTCTCCTGTTCCAGGTTGATGTCTACCTGGCCAGTCTGCAATTTGAATATGGCTAACTCTATCCAAATATCGTTTGAAGTATGAAAGTACATTGCCATGTATGCGTTGGATATGGTAGAAGTCAAACTGAAGTTTAACGTTTGGTAAGCCTATCTCGTATATGATTGCAACAGCTTCGTCAACATCTGCCAAAAAATAACCAGGCATATCTCCTGAATTAATTGGTTCAATCACAACCGTTATATGATATTTAGCTAATTCTTTAGCAGCAAACCTAATATTTTCGATAAACGTATCTCTAGCAAACTCACGATCCAAATTCTCGGAAAGAACACCGGCCATACAATGAATTTTACTTGTACCGAAACAAGTTGCATACTGAATTCCTAGCTCAACAGACTGTTTAAATTCAGCAACACGATCTGGGAATATCGCGATCCCTCTTTCACCTTTATCCCAATCACCCGGTGGTAAATTTATTAATTCCAATGTAAGATCATATACGGATAGCTCGTGCTGTATACTTTCAACTGGATATTCATATGGAAATTGACATTCAATTGAAGAAAATCCCGCTTGTTGAGCTTTTTTGAATCGAGCCAAAAAAGGGTATTCCTGATATATAGTGGATATATTAACCGCAAGTGCTTGCATCCAATCCCTCCAA is part of the Bacillus sp. Marseille-P3661 genome and harbors:
- a CDS encoding Lin0512 family protein, which produces MEKIMFIETGMGIDVHGQDITRASIRAIQNAIHFNSMPGIRSVLPGNSLDNMRVNVKLAIPTDKDNLDVDAVKATLPFGQITVEVMDGGMSTTSGIVLEEKGDKNDQMYIVVAAVEVGY
- a CDS encoding NAD(P)-dependent oxidoreductase yields the protein MKVGFIGVGVMGSRMVKRLLAAGYDVSVYNRSPEKVAPLVELGAHDAKEIESLVTGVDVICTCLSMPNDSLDVYLASNGVIKNAKEGTICIDFTTVGADTSQMIYNKAIEKGINFLDAPVSGGPEGAELGSLTIMVGGDSVPYEKVLPLLNYLGEMIQHLGSSGSGSIAKLINQYLVAVNSLAASEAMVTGAALGLDSGQLYNILKVSYGDSKMLRRHMESFVLNRQFEPGGAVKYIHKDVRLANKLVEESGLHQFTGTLAEKAFNEAMEQGLAELDMSAVIQTLEKKCNVVVKGK
- a CDS encoding hydroxypyruvate isomerase family protein; the encoded protein is MQALAVNISTIYQEYPFLARFKKAQQAGFSSIECQFPYEYPVESIQHELSVYDLTLELINLPPGDWDKGERGIAIFPDRVAEFKQSVELGIQYATCFGTSKIHCMAGVLSENLDREFARDTFIENIRFAAKELAKYHITVVIEPINSGDMPGYFLADVDEAVAIIYEIGLPNVKLQFDFYHIQRIHGNVLSYFKRYLDRVSHIQIADWPGRHQPGTGEMDYKQIFETIEKIGYKGVIGLEYFPNGKSDESFDWLTF